In Spirosoma pollinicola, the genomic window GCGTCTCTACGATACCGAAGCGACTAAGCAGACCGTAAAGCAGGTTATTGACTGGTACAAAAAATACCGGCTTATCCTCAACACCGACCTTGTTCACCTCCGCCGACCCGACGGCCGCGATTGGGACGGTTTCCTGCACGTGAGCCCCACAGGTAAAGAGAAAGGGCTGGTCATGCTGTTCAATCCGCTCAAAACAAAAATTATCCGGACCATCAAACTGCCGCTCCATTACACCGGTCTACGCGAAACGGCCATGATTCGGCAGGGCGAAGGAAAAGCGAAAGCGTATAAACTGAATCGGAATTATGACGTTGAACTGATGGTGGAGATCGAGCCGGAGGGTTATGGGTGGTGGGTGGTGGAGTAAGAGGACGCTAATTTAGATTAAGTCGGGGAAGTTGGCGCGTACCATAGCGGAATAGAGGTGTTTCCTCTTTCCAACCTCTTTGAAATGAGCACGGCATTCCATAGCCGTTTCTGTATCTCCTTTTGCTGCCTCTTCTAAAAATCGTAGCGTTTTTAGATAGGAAAGCCGCTCTTCTAATAATGCTGGGCGGTTTAGCCCTGTTCGTTTGATTGTTTCGGCACCTTTTTGAGAACCATTTTTTGGTTTGATGATCTCCGCTTCAAACACTAAATGGTCGTCAATTACATCGAGCGCCGGATGCAGAATCAAACTTTCTTCCAGTGTGTAGTCGTCATTATGCGAATTGGCCCGCTTACGTTCGTCGGCTAGTGGAAAGTAGTTCTTCTTGTATGTCTGGTTGCACACCTGACAACAGAAAAACAGGTTGCTGAAATCATAGGCCAGCCAATAATAGCCAGGCTTTATTAACGCCTGCATTTCATCAATTTGATAACCCGCTTTAGGCCGAAAATGCTCGACATCACCGTGCGAAATATGAGTAATTTTGGCTTCGCAGAAACAACATTTATTATGCTGAATTTCGATCAGTGCTTCTTTTACTGCTTTATGACCATAAATAGCTTTGTTAAACGCAAAGGTTGTCTCTCCCTTATCAAATAAAGCCTTTAGCGCATCTGCTGCCTGTTCCCCTCTGCCTTTACTCGCTAAAATTGATGGTATTACTACGGCGGACTTGTCAATTTTAATCACGAGTTATTTGCTCAAAACTTTACCTATTAGTTCAAGTGCTTTTAAGGCTTCTTCCGACTCTGAAGCCTTTAGCTGACCGAGTTCTTCTTCCAGTTGCTCCAGTTCTTTATCTTCTTTTTCGGTTCGGTTATCTTTCAATAACAACGCTCGTCGGCGTTGCATTTTATCTTCTGCTTGTGGCGGTCTGGGGCTAATGCCGCCAAACAAATCGCTGCTTAGAATCTGGTCAACACGCCAGCTATGCACGTCTATGCTATCAGCGACCACCGTTTCGTTCCCCTCACGCTTCAGTAAAATAATGTTTGCATCTTCTGCGGACTGAACAATCAACGGACTATGCGCCGTAACGATGAACTGTGTATTTGGAAAGGTTTCGGTCAAAAATTGAATGATAGTCCGTTGAAATTTCGGGTGCAGGTGTAAATCAATCTCATCAACCAGACAAACGGCGGGTTCAGCAAGTGGAGTTTTACTATTAGGATAACGGTCAAGCAATCCTTTGGCAAAGTCAACCATCCAGGCAATAAGTGTTTTATAGCCAAGACTAAGTTCATGAAGGCGCACGTTTCCATAATGCGTTTTCAAATATACTTTGGGTACCCCGGTATCGGCATCAATGCTTAGATCTAGAACTTCTTCTCGCAGAACTGTTAGAATTGTTTGCTTTACTAGGTCGTAACGAGTGCGAAGATCTGTGTTCTTATATGCAACATAATCAGCTTGTATTAACCACTCTTCTGCATTAAGAAGATTTTCAGTATCATCAAATAATGTAATAAAAGATCCCTCAGAAGCTTCAGATATTCCAGATTCACCTATTCTTCGAGAAGCTCCATACGTAAAAACAGTAGGCTTAATTTCACCTGGCTCCAACACATTTATGCGTTCATCTTCTATAGTAGTAGCGGAATAGACAGTTGGATATGTATTATCATCAGCATGAAATTCCTCTTCTGCTTCTTCACTTATAAACAAAGTCAACAATGCATGTCTATTCTTTTTTTCTTCCTTTACAAATTCATCAGTCTCAACATTGATATCCGCTACCAAATAATCTTTTCTAAGTAACGAGTAAAAGTCAAATGCATATCGACTTAGATTATACTTCTCGTTTACTGCTAAAAATAACCCCTTCAACACCGTCGTCTTCCCCGTTCCATTATCACCCAAAATCACATTCCAGCGGGCGGCATTGCCGTCTTTATCGGTGAAGTTGATCGTCTGCTTCGTGCCGAAGGAACGGACGTTTTTGAGCGAGATGCTCTTGAACCAGACGCGGGGATTTTCAGTAGCCATACTTCTTAAATTTATATTCACTCAGTTGTCAGCGTTCCACTGACCCCGGACGGGACGTCCAGGCTACTCTAAAACAATGTAGGCGAAGATACCGAAATATCCCCGCCTAACCGTAAACCGTAATCTGTAAACCGTAATTCTACTTCTTCAGCTTATTCTCAAACAGGAACACGCCGTTCTTGTTGGCAATGACGATGTCGGGTTTGCGGTCGCCGTTCATGTCTTGTGCTACGATGTTGAGGCCCGCGCCGGAGTCGTTGTCGATGATGTGTTCTTTATAATAGGGGGCCTTTCCGGGCGTAAACTCGAACCACATCAGGATACCCGGATCACTGTCGCCGGGGTCGCGGCCGTGGTGGGCCAGAAACCGCTTGCCGGTAATGTAGTCGGCACGGCCATCGCCGTTCAAGTCGGCCATGATGGACGAGTGGGTTTGGGCGGTGGTGTTACTCATCAGGTGGGTTTTGAAGTTAATACCCCCCTGCTCATCGGCAACCTGCTCATGCCACCAGACGCCAAGCTGATGCGCCGATGCACTGACGACATCATTTTTACCATCACCGTTCACGTCCAGCACCTGCATGTGCGAGCAGGGTTCGCCCAGATCGGCCGGGTGAAATACCCAATCGCCGGATGTTTTGTCAGCCGTTCCTTTAAACCAGCCCTCCCGAATTACAACGTCTTTGATACCGTCTTTATCTACATCGCCATAGCCAATTCCGTGCGAAAATATCTCGGTTCCGGGCACATTTTCTTTACTCAGCGGATACCGTTTCCATTCTGTTTCGCCGGGTTTAGACGGTGGTTTCAACCAGACAATCTGCTTTTTAGCCTTGTCTCCGCAAAGAATATCGATCCGTCCGTCGCCGTCTATATCAATAAACCCCGGCGACTCATTAGCGATCCCTACCGAATCGGCAATAATGTGCTTTTTCCATGCGCCTGTAGTAGATGCACCCGACTTACTCTTCGGGTTCTCGAACCAGAAAGCGGATTTACCGGGAAAGTCAATAATCACTACATCGTCCCAGCCATCCTGATTTACATCCATACCCATATTCAGAAATGACTCGCTGTATTCTTTTCGGGGGTCGAACGTGCGGGAAGGAGCCATCTCGTGGCGGGTCCAGTTGGGAGCTTCAAACCAGTAATAACCGGCAACGATGTCCATGCGCCCATCTTTATTCAGATCGGCAACGGCCACACCCTCCGAAATGAAATCGCGGGTGAGAGTGGTCTTTTTGAAATCGCCCGATGGTACGACTGGAGTTGCCGTCGCCCGTGCTGGTGTATTATCAGCCTGCTGTTGGCGCACCTTAAACAGCGGTTTTGTCTCCTGACCATATGCAGTTGTCAGACAACAGGCGAGGAGTAAGATGGTTATACGTTTGGTCATGGTCATGGTGAGATCTATCATCTCTATGGCTACACCCACCGGAGGCTACGCCCCCGGCTATCTAAAGTCAACCCCTACGGGGTTGTTAAGTACTAGTCAATCACATCATAACCCCGTAGGGGTTGACTCCGGATAACCGGGGGCGCAGCCCTCGGTGGGCGCAGCCCTCCGGTAGAGCGTCGCCCACAGCCCTCGGATACAGGCAGCCCCCGGTCGTAGGCTAGCTACAGCCCTCACTCTTCCAGCACCCTGGCAATCAGTTCCTGAATTTCGTGATTTTCGTGCGAGTGATCCAGTTTTCCCACACGCTCGTTCAATTCCTTCAGTAGTTTCTTTGCATCGTCTGTACCGATGGCGCCGATGCGCTGAATGGTGTAAGGCAACTGCTTTGGCATCTTCGATTTCTGAGCCATTTCCAACGCCCGTTTCATGTCGATAGCCGCCAGCGGTTCGGATGCATACCACACCATCAGCGGCAGGTTATGATCGTCTTTATCCTCCGACTTCTGAACGAGCGCATCCATGACATCCCATCGTTGAGCCGGTTCCAGCCGAAGCATGGCCGAGGTCAGGTAAAGCCGAACGAGGGGGGAGTTGTCATTTTTTGCCAGATCAGCAAACCGTTTCAGGGTTTCGGGCGAAACGTTCTTACTTTCTGCCAACAACTGAATGGCCCAGCTTCTGACGTAATCGTTTTCATTGGCCAGCAAATCTGTCAACTCTTTTTC contains:
- a CDS encoding HNH endonuclease family protein; amino-acid sequence: MIKIDKSAVVIPSILASKGRGEQAADALKALFDKGETTFAFNKAIYGHKAVKEALIEIQHNKCCFCEAKITHISHGDVEHFRPKAGYQIDEMQALIKPGYYWLAYDFSNLFFCCQVCNQTYKKNYFPLADERKRANSHNDDYTLEESLILHPALDVIDDHLVFEAEIIKPKNGSQKGAETIKRTGLNRPALLEERLSYLKTLRFLEEAAKGDTETAMECRAHFKEVGKRKHLYSAMVRANFPDLI
- a CDS encoding AAA family ATPase, coding for MATENPRVWFKSISLKNVRSFGTKQTINFTDKDGNAARWNVILGDNGTGKTTVLKGLFLAVNEKYNLSRYAFDFYSLLRKDYLVADINVETDEFVKEEKKNRHALLTLFISEEAEEEFHADDNTYPTVYSATTIEDERINVLEPGEIKPTVFTYGASRRIGESGISEASEGSFITLFDDTENLLNAEEWLIQADYVAYKNTDLRTRYDLVKQTILTVLREEVLDLSIDADTGVPKVYLKTHYGNVRLHELSLGYKTLIAWMVDFAKGLLDRYPNSKTPLAEPAVCLVDEIDLHLHPKFQRTIIQFLTETFPNTQFIVTAHSPLIVQSAEDANIILLKREGNETVVADSIDVHSWRVDQILSSDLFGGISPRPPQAEDKMQRRRALLLKDNRTEKEDKELEQLEEELGQLKASESEEALKALELIGKVLSK
- a CDS encoding FG-GAP repeat domain-containing protein, whose translation is MTKRITILLLACCLTTAYGQETKPLFKVRQQQADNTPARATATPVVPSGDFKKTTLTRDFISEGVAVADLNKDGRMDIVAGYYWFEAPNWTRHEMAPSRTFDPRKEYSESFLNMGMDVNQDGWDDVVIIDFPGKSAFWFENPKSKSGASTTGAWKKHIIADSVGIANESPGFIDIDGDGRIDILCGDKAKKQIVWLKPPSKPGETEWKRYPLSKENVPGTEIFSHGIGYGDVDKDGIKDVVIREGWFKGTADKTSGDWVFHPADLGEPCSHMQVLDVNGDGKNDVVSASAHQLGVWWHEQVADEQGGINFKTHLMSNTTAQTHSSIMADLNGDGRADYITGKRFLAHHGRDPGDSDPGILMWFEFTPGKAPYYKEHIIDNDSGAGLNIVAQDMNGDRKPDIVIANKNGVFLFENKLKK